From the genome of Capricornis sumatraensis isolate serow.1 chromosome 17, serow.2, whole genome shotgun sequence, one region includes:
- the SERPIND1 gene encoding heparin cofactor 2, protein MWCLLRPLLLALLLASACRTLGPRGRRDDGGGEPESAEPHWGRLKDSNVSRPLPPATFHEENTVTTEWATDGEEEEDYLDLGQIFGEDGDDYSDVVDADPPPRPGAGAGSVLPLFPGKSRVQRLNLLNAQFAFDLYRALAARAGTADNIFLAPVGVSAAMAMLSLGLAGDTHQEVHAALRFAEFVNASTTYELGTVHNLFRKLTHRLFRRDFGYTLRSVSDLYVQKQLPVLDDFKAKVREYYFAEVRAADFSDPAFLAHTNRHVARLTKGLIRDALQDVDPATQMLLLNCLYFKGSWVNKFPVEMTHKHSFRLNEREVVKVPTMHTKGAFLAASDQELGCDVLRLDYVGGVSMLVVVPHKLSGMKTLEGQLTPQAVERWQRSMTNRTREVLLPKFKLEKDYDLVGALRALGVTALFDKHSNTTGIMGQRIVIDLFKHQGTITVNEEGTQAAAVTTVGFMPLSTQVRFSVDRPFLFLVYEHRTSCLLFLGRVANPTRP, encoded by the exons ATGTGGTGCCTGCTGCGCCCGCTCCTGCTGGCCCTCCTCCTGGCATCTGCGTGCAGGACCCTTGGCCCACGGGGGCGGCGTGATGACGGTGGGGGCGAGCCCGAGTCTGCGGAGCCCCACTGGGGGCGGCTGAAGGACAGCAACGTGAGCAGGCCCCTGCCGCCCGCCACCTTCCACGAGGAGAACACGGTCACCACCGAGTGGGCCACggacggggaggaggaggaggactacCTGGACCTGGGCCAGATCTTCGGGGAGGACGGCGACGACTACAGCGACGTCGTGGACGCGGACCCCCCCCCACGCCCCGGGGCGGGCGCCGGCAGCGTGCTCCCGCTCTTCCCCGGCAAGAGCCGCGTGCAGCGGCTCAACCTCCTCAACGCGCAGTTCGCCTTCGACCTGTACCGGGCGCTGGCGGCACGGGCCGGCACGGCCGACAACATCTTCCTGGCGCCCGTGGGCGTGTCGGCCGCCATGGCCATGCTCTCCCTGGGCCTGGCTGGCGACACCCACCAGGAGGTGCACGCGGCCCTGCGCTTCGCCGAGTTCGTCAACGCCAGCACCACCTACGAGCTGGGCACCGTCCACAACCTGTTCCGGAAGCTGACCCACCGCCTCTTCCGCAGGGACTTCGGGTACACGCTGCGCTCTGTCAGTGACCTCTACGTGCAGAAGCAGCTCCCGGTCCTGGACGACTTCAAGGCCAAGGTCCGGGAGTACTACTTCGCCGAGGTCCGGGCGGCCGACTTCTCCGATCCGGCCTTCCTCGCCCACACGAACCGGCACGTGGCCCGGCTCACCAAGGGCCTCATACGAGACGCGCTGCAGGACGTGGACCCCGCGACGCAGATGCTGCTCCTCAACTGCCTCTACTTCAAAG GGTCCTGGGTGAACAAATTCCCGGTGGAAATGACACACAAGCACAGCTTCCGGCTGAACGAGCGGGAGGTGGTCAAGGTCCCCACGATGCACACCAAGGGCGCCTTCCTGGCAGCCAGCGATCAGGAGCTGGGCTGCGACGTGCTGCGGCTGGACTACGTGGGGGGCGTCAGCATGCTCGTGGTGGTCCCACACAAGCTGTCTGGGATGAAGACCCTGGAGGGCCAGCTGACGCCCCAAGCAGTGGAGCGGTGGCAGAGGAGCATGACCAACAG GACACGGGAGGTGCTCCTGCCCAAGTTCAAGCTGGAGAAGGACTACGACCTGGTGGGGGCCCTGCGGGCCCTGGGGGTCACGGCGCTCTTTGACAAGCACAGCAACACCACGGGGATCATGGGCCAGAGGATCGTCATTGACCTG TTCAAGCACCAAGGCACCATCACGGTCAACGAGGAGGGCACGCAGGCCGCGGCCGTGACCACCGTGGGGTTCATGCCGCTGTCCACCCAGGTCCGCTTCAGCGTCGACCGGCCCTTCCTGTTCCTCGTCTACGAGCACCGCACCAGCTGCCTGCTCTTCCTGGGCCGGGTCGCCAACCCCACCCGGCCTTAG